From one Nitrospira sp. MA-1 genomic stretch:
- a CDS encoding chemotaxis protein CheA, with protein MAVDLSRFQESFFTESAEHVETIESGLLALEQRPKDLDLLNRIFRGAHSIKGNAGMFHFTAIAGLTHKMENILDDLRNEKMPVTPHAIDVLLRGLDGLKSLLDAAQGGESADETAIQVVEAELEACQKGSTAHAHEESSSKTAPKSSPPQTAAWRMIQIDWSPLPELFQRGMDPAQIFKELHELGLVKVLQVRTDGLPPLETLDPERCYLSWTVELETDASIGQVEEVFAFVRDGSELTIIDRAPKQAERYKRVGDILVEEGVVTPEQVTESLAKQKPLGEILVEEKKASPQQVDKALQKQQQLKKNEVASIRVDTEKIDKLINLVGELVITQSMITDLSEKFSIDQLPVLQERITQLERNTREIQERVMSIRMMPIGSAFHRFPRLVRDLAGKSGKQIQLVMSGEETELDKTLIEAIGDPLTHLVRNSADHGLELPEDRLSQGKSARGTIRLHAYHDGGNICVAVEDDGRGLNREKIIKKAVEKGIIADGSNMSDEAVYQLIFRPGFSTAESITDVSGRGVGMDVVKRNIEGLGGSVDIQSTMGKGSRLTLKLPLTLAIIDGMTVRVGQDNYIIPLIAVTESIRPKPNELQRIVGKGEVVSLRGEWVPVVKLYEAFNLTPDFTDPSQALLVIVEADGRRLAVLVDELTGQQQVVIKSLEQNFRKVEAISGATILGDGQVALILDVPGLAKLARVGHIAAA; from the coding sequence ATGGCGGTTGATCTCTCACGTTTTCAAGAGTCGTTTTTTACTGAATCCGCAGAACATGTGGAAACCATAGAATCCGGTTTGTTGGCGTTAGAGCAACGTCCGAAAGACCTGGACTTACTAAATAGAATTTTTCGGGGTGCCCATTCGATTAAAGGTAACGCGGGGATGTTTCATTTTACCGCCATTGCCGGGTTGACTCACAAAATGGAAAACATTCTGGATGATCTCCGGAATGAGAAAATGCCGGTGACCCCTCATGCCATCGATGTGCTGTTGCGGGGGTTGGACGGCTTGAAAAGTCTGTTGGATGCGGCGCAAGGGGGTGAGTCGGCAGATGAGACAGCCATTCAGGTCGTAGAAGCTGAACTGGAAGCCTGTCAGAAGGGATCGACTGCCCATGCACATGAGGAGTCTTCCTCAAAAACTGCTCCCAAGAGTTCTCCCCCTCAAACGGCGGCTTGGCGAATGATCCAAATTGATTGGAGTCCCTTACCTGAATTATTTCAGCGAGGAATGGATCCGGCTCAGATTTTCAAAGAACTTCATGAGTTGGGCCTGGTGAAAGTGCTGCAAGTAAGAACTGATGGTCTTCCTCCCTTGGAAACTCTCGATCCGGAACGTTGTTATCTCAGTTGGACCGTGGAATTGGAAACCGATGCATCTATCGGTCAGGTCGAAGAGGTGTTCGCATTTGTACGGGACGGGAGTGAATTGACCATCATTGATCGTGCTCCGAAACAGGCAGAACGCTATAAACGGGTGGGGGATATTCTGGTAGAAGAAGGGGTGGTGACCCCGGAGCAAGTAACCGAAAGTCTGGCCAAGCAAAAGCCTCTTGGCGAAATTCTGGTGGAAGAGAAAAAGGCGTCTCCTCAACAAGTCGATAAGGCCCTTCAAAAGCAGCAGCAATTGAAAAAGAATGAAGTGGCATCCATTCGGGTCGATACGGAAAAAATCGACAAGTTGATCAATTTGGTCGGAGAATTAGTGATTACTCAATCGATGATTACGGATCTCAGCGAGAAGTTCTCCATCGATCAGCTCCCCGTTCTCCAGGAACGTATTACCCAATTGGAACGCAATACCCGAGAGATTCAAGAACGGGTCATGTCCATTCGGATGATGCCGATCGGCAGTGCGTTCCACCGGTTCCCACGGTTAGTTCGGGATCTCGCAGGCAAAAGTGGTAAGCAGATCCAATTAGTCATGTCCGGCGAGGAAACGGAATTGGATAAAACGCTGATTGAGGCGATTGGCGATCCGCTCACCCATCTGGTTCGCAATTCGGCCGATCATGGATTGGAGCTACCCGAAGACCGGTTGTCACAAGGCAAGTCGGCCCGTGGAACGATTCGACTCCATGCCTATCATGATGGCGGGAATATTTGTGTCGCCGTGGAAGATGACGGGCGAGGATTGAATCGGGAAAAAATCATTAAAAAAGCGGTTGAAAAAGGGATCATTGCCGATGGAAGCAATATGTCGGATGAGGCGGTGTATCAACTGATTTTTCGTCCGGGTTTTTCGACCGCCGAGAGTATTACCGATGTGTCAGGTCGAGGGGTAGGCATGGATGTGGTGAAGCGGAATATCGAAGGGCTTGGTGGGTCGGTGGACATTCAGAGCACGATGGGCAAGGGTTCTCGTCTTACGTTGAAATTGCCGCTCACGCTGGCCATTATTGATGGGATGACTGTCCGGGTCGGTCAGGATAACTACATCATACCGCTTATTGCGGTCACCGAGTCCATTCGGCCTAAACCCAATGAATTGCAACGGATTGTGGGGAAGGGTGAGGTGGTCAGTCTTCGAGGAGAATGGGTGCCTGTGGTCAAACTTTATGAGGCTTTTAACCTCACGCCGGATTTTACTGATCCTTCACAAGCCTTGTTGGTGATCGTGGAAGCCGATGGTCGGCGATTGGCCGTGTTGGTGGATGAACTGACAGGACAGCAACAAGTAGTTATTAAGAGTTTGGAGCAAAATTTCCGAAAGGTTGAGGCTATTTCCGGAGCCACAATTCTTGGGGACGGGCAAGTAGCCTTGATCTTGGATGTGCCGGGGTTAGCCAAATTGGCAAGGGTTGGGCACATCGCGGCGGCATAA
- a CDS encoding chemotaxis protein CheW, with amino-acid sequence MEQRSIRTTYASDDQQYLTFNLADEYYGVDILKVQEIKGYTTVTRIPNTPDFLKGVLNLRGTIVPIVDLRMKFGMGVTEPTSFTVVVVVNVRNRVMGFLVDAVSDVLDMNAKDIQAPPDMGTSVDVTFIAGIGSAQDRLVTLLDIDRVLTEEEVTVVGKIQDVEEKAEVHA; translated from the coding sequence ATGGAGCAACGCTCGATTCGAACGACGTATGCCAGCGACGATCAACAATATCTGACCTTTAATCTGGCTGATGAATATTACGGAGTAGATATTCTGAAAGTACAGGAGATCAAGGGATACACCACGGTAACCAGGATCCCCAATACCCCGGATTTCCTCAAAGGAGTGCTCAACCTTCGTGGCACCATTGTACCCATTGTGGATCTTCGGATGAAATTCGGCATGGGGGTGACCGAACCCACTTCGTTTACCGTGGTTGTTGTCGTCAATGTCCGGAATCGTGTGATGGGGTTTCTGGTTGATGCGGTTTCCGATGTGTTGGATATGAATGCCAAGGATATCCAGGCCCCTCCGGACATGGGTACCTCAGTCGATGTCACGTTTATCGCCGGCATTGGTAGTGCCCAGGATCGCTTAGTGACTCTGTTGGACATTGATCGGGTTCTCACGGAGGAGGAAGTCACCGTAGTGGGGAAGATTCAAGATGTGGAAGAAAAAGCTGAAGTCCATGCCTGA